In one Rutidosis leptorrhynchoides isolate AG116_Rl617_1_P2 chromosome 8, CSIRO_AGI_Rlap_v1, whole genome shotgun sequence genomic region, the following are encoded:
- the LOC139864505 gene encoding ent-kaurene synthase 2, chloroplastic-like, with translation MSIAQAISISSSLMRVPSSPKSNSSRLVGCCIDQYKPSSLNASSVHDTDVNSTVLILDRTKEQIRKMFEHIDISFSSYDTAWVAMVPSPKSPESPCFPECLNWLMNNQLNDGSWGLLPNDSPNLIKDSLSSTIACVVALKQWNVGEDQIRKGLSFIESNFASATDKDQLSPYGFDIIFSCMLDYAKDLNVTLPLEQEDLSLVRHQRETTLRRLQSNEMEAYLAYISEGISNYYDWNIVKKYQMKNGSIFNSPSATSAALIKHQDDGCRKYLSSLLDKFGNAVPTVYPIDLYVRLSMVDTLEALGIARHFRVEIQDVLDETYRCWMQGDEQIFKDVVTCALAFRILRINGYEISTDPLAEITKDGADYINSLGEHEFRDVYAALDVYRASQFMYQDELLFQEQCMWSTDFLKQKEYTGLGRLSKYLHKEVNNALEFPFNAGIDRISTRRNIENYIIDDTRVLKTTYRSSNISNKEFLKFAVDDYNACQLIFREELKTLEGWVVDYKLDKLKFARQKTAYCYFCSAVTLASPELSDARIAFAKSSILSTVIDDFFDVVGSIDEIENFIQCVQKWNVNVDKDCCSDEVRILFLALKDTIIWIGDAASKWQGRDVKQHIIEVWLELLESWFREAIWTRDGYVPTINEYMENGYTSFALGPVVLPALYLIGPNLSESIIQSYEYRHLFKLASTQGRLLNDIQSFKREFEAGKLNVVALHIINGKRAIQEEDVVKDLKLLINNQRRECIKLVMEAKGSVVPKACKDVFWKTCNVLSFFYAEDDGFSGNAMFDIVNEVIYEPVSHKLMM, from the exons ATGAGCATTGCACAGGCCATATCAATATCATCGTCACTTATGCGAGTCCCTTCCTCGCCCAAATCAAATTCGTCGCGGCTCGTTGGGTGCTGCATCGACCAATACAAACCGTCGTCTCTTAATGCAA GTTCTGTACATGATACAGACGTTAATTCTACTGTTCTG ATACTTGACAGGACGAAAGAACAAATCCGGAAAATGTTCGAACATATCGACATTTCTTTTTCTTCGTATGACACAGCTTGGGTAGCCATGGTCCCTTCTCCAAAATCTCCTGAGTCTCCTTGTTTCCCCGAGTGTCTCAACTGGTTAATGAATAATCAACTTAATGATGGTTCATGGGGTCTTCTTCCTAATGACTCACCAAATTTAATCAAAGATAGTTTATCTTCAACAATAGCATGTGTTGTTGCATTAAAACAATGGAATGTTGGAGAAGACCAAATTAGGAAGG GTCTATCATTTATTGAGTCAAATTTTGCTTCAGCTACAGACAAGGATCAACTGTCGCCGTATGGTTTTGATATCATATTTTCATGTATGCTTGATTATGCGAAAGATTTGAACGTAACACTCCCGTTAGAACAAGAAGATTTGAGTTTGGTCCGACACCAGAGAGAAACGACGCTGAGAAG ATTGCAATCAAATGAGATGGAGGCATACTTGGCATATATTTCAGAAGGCATCAGTAACTACTATGACTGGAACATTGTAAAGAAATATCAGATGAAAAACGGTTCTATTTTCAATTCACCATCTGCCACATCAGCTGCTCTTATCAAACATCAAGATGATGGTTGTCGTAAATATCTATCTTCACTGTTGGACAAGTTCGGTAATGCAG TCCCAACTGTTTATCCTATCGATTTATATGTTCGACTCTCCATGGTTGATACACTTGAAGCATTAGGAATCGCACGACATTTCAGGGTGGAGATTCAAGATGTTTTAGATGAAACATATAG ATGCTGGATGCAGGGGGATGAGCAAATATTTAAAGACGTTGTCACTTGCGCTCTAGCCTTTCGGATATTGAGGATCAATGGGTATGAAATCTCGACAG ATCCTTTGGCCGAAATTACTAAAGATGGGGCGGATTACATAAATTCACTTGGTGAACACGAATTTAGAGACGTATATGCAGCACTTGATGTTTATCGGGCTTCACAATTTATGTATCAAGACGAATTACTGTTTCAAGAACAATGTATGTGGTCAACTGATTTCCTTAAGCAGAAAGAGTACACTGGTTTGGGTAGACTTTCCAAGTACTTACACAAAGAG GTGAACAATGCTCTCGAGTTCCCATTCAATGCGGGAATAGATCGCATATCTACAAGAAGGAATATAGAGAATTACATCATAGACGATACAAGAGTTTTGAAAACTACATATCG ATCATCAAACATTAGCAACAAGGAATTCCTAAAGTTTGCAGTGGATGATTATAATGCATGCCAATTGATTTTTCGTGAAGAATTGAAGACTCTTGAAGG GTGGGTGGTAGACTATAAACTTGACAAGCTCAAATTTGCTAGGCAGAAAACAGCCTACTGTTACTTCTGTAGCGCTGTAACGCTCGCATCACCTGAACTATCAGATGCTCGTATTGCATTTGCAAAAAGTAGCATCCTGAGTACCGTGATAGACGACTTCTTTGATGTCGTGGGGTCCATAGATGAAATTGAGAACTTTATTCAGTGTGTTCAAAA ATGGAATGTGAATGTCGACAAGGACTGTTGTTCAGACGAAGTTCGTATTTTATTTTTAGCACTAAAGGATACAATTATTTGGATTGGAGACGCAGCATCTAAATGGCAAGGACGCGACGTAAAACAACATATCATTGAAGTC TGGTTGGAATTGTTGGAGAGTTGGTTCAGAGAAGCTATATGGACGAGAGATGGTTACGTTCCAACAATAAACGAGTACATGGAAAATGGTTACACATCATTTGCGTTAGGCCCGGTTGTATTGCCAGCTCTTTACTTGATCGGACCAAATTTGTCTGAAAGTATTATTCAAAGTTATGAATATCGCCATCTATTTAAGCTGGCGAGCACCCAAGGCCGCCTTCTTAATGATATCCAAAGCTTCAAG AGAGAATTCGAGGCAGGAAAACTAAATGTTGTAGCATTGCATATTATTAATGGAAAGAGAGCGATTCAGGAAGAAGATGTTGTAAAAGATTTAAAATTGTTGATCAACAATCAGAGGAGAGAATGTATAAAATTAGTCATGGAAGCAAAGGGAAGCGTTGTTCCTAAAGCTTGCAAAGATGTGTTTTGGAAGACGTGCAACGTATTGAGTTTTTTCTATGCAGAAGATGATGGGTTCAGTGGAAATGCGATGTTTGATATTGTGAATGAAGTCATTTATGAACCGGTATCACACAAGTTGATGATGTGA
- the LOC139862330 gene encoding uncharacterized protein, with product MSKPSPAAKKISPETIKPEDYSHSPVHYAVAIGDHTSLTRIVSSLPKLTDPSRIISESDSLTQEKIADKISAVLDRRDNPKRETPLHLAVKTNDTFAARALANAGADVSLQNADGWNALQEAVCRRCTDIVAILFQYHHVSAWLKWRRRLPRLLAVLRRMRDFYMEISFHFESSIVPFVGKIAPSDTYKIWKRDGNLRADTSLAGYDGLKIQRANQSFLFLGDGDSDLDIPSGSLLVLNHDDRKIFDAFENAGSRLTDSDIASFCAQTSVYRPGMDVTKAELCARTNWRRQEKIESVGEWKARVYEIHNVHFSFRSRKIAVDSDMAGSEQIMPLELEEDSDDGFLVAENPRYSVSVADRRRHSSFVAGDREVVSVSRKSVDIIPERRRRSRMPPPLPMPPVTVVQPVTKEKEYVKTLRPSVWLTENFPLQTEELLPLLDILANKVKAVRRMRELLTTKFPQGSFPVKVAIPVVPTVRVVITFTKFVELQPPEEQFFTPFSSPRQLYSGRGKDCGYDDVSDDDHDIGTHRVSVSSSRLSRSGSRSGLLPNRMPHKATPHVADPFVVPIGYTWSSFDDKGKKMKKSKSTSRRTK from the exons ATGTCTAAACCATCACCGGCGGCGAAAAAAATATCGCCGGAAACAATCAAACCTGAAGATTATTCACACAGCCCCGTTCATTACGCAGTTGCAATCGGTGATCACACTTCACTTACACGTATCGTATCCTCTTTACCCAAATTAACCGACCCGTCCCGAATTATATCCGAATCCGATTCATTAACTCAAGAAAAAATAGCCGACAAAATCTCCGCTGTGCTTGATCGACGTGACAACCCTAAACGTGAAACTCCGTTACACCTGGCAGTTAAAACAAATGACACATTCGCTGCACGTGCACTAGCAAACGCTGGTGCTGACGTGTCATTACAAAACGCTGACGGATGGAATGCGTTACAGGAAGCCGTTTGTCGTCGTTGTACGGATATTGTTGCGATTCTGTTTCAGTACCACCACGTCTCCGCCTGGTTGAAGTGGCGCCGCCGTCTTCCTAGGTTACTTGCCGTCCTCCGACGCATGCGTGATTTTTATATGGAGATTTCGTTTCATTTTGAAAGCTCTATTGTTCCGTTCGTCGGAAAAATTGCTCCGTCGGACACTTACAAAATCTGGAAACGCGACGGTAATCTACGCGCCGACACTTCACTCGCCGGTTACGACGGATTGAAAATTCAACGCGCGAATCAGAGTTTTTTGTTTCTAGGAGATGGTGATTCCGATTTGGATATTCCGTCAGGTTCGTTGCTTGTTTTAAATCACGATGACCGGAAAATATTCGATGCGTTTGAAAACGCCGGATCTAGGTTAACAGATTCTGATATCGCCTCATTTTGTGCTCAGACGAGTGTTTACCGGCCGGGAATGGATGTAACGAAAGCCGAATTGTGCGCCAGAACAAATTGGCGACGGCAGGAGAAGATTGAATCCGTCGGTGAATGGAAAGCTAGGGTTTATGAAATTCATAACGTACATTTCAGTTTCAGATCTCGTAAAATTGCGGTTGATTCCGATATGGCCGGAAGTGAACAGATCATGCCGTTAGAACTGGAAGAAGATTCCGACGACGGATTTCTGGTGGCGGAGAATCCACGGTACAGCGTCTCCGTTGCTGATCGACGGAGACATAGTAGCTTTGTAGCCGGAGATAGAGAAGTTGTGTCTGTGTCAAGAAAGAGTGTTGATATAATACCTGAACGCCGGCGAAGGTCACGTATGCCTCCGCCACTTCCGATGCCGCCGGTGACGGTGGTTCAACCGGTTACTAAGGAGAAGGAATATGTAAAGACTTTACGTCCGTCAGTTTGGTTAACGGAAAATTTTCCGTTACAAACGGAAGAGTTACTTCCGTTACTGGATATTTTAGCTAATAAAGTGAAAGCTGTTAGACGGATGAGAGAATTACTAACGACTAAATTTCCACAAGGGTCATTTCCGGTTAAG GTTGCGATACCCGTTGTGCCAACCGTACGAGTGGTAATAACGTTTACGAAATTCGTTGAGCTCCAACCGCCTGAAGAACAGTTTTTCACGCCTTTTTCAAGTCCCAGACAATTGTATAGTGGTAGAGGAAAGGATTGTGGATATGATGATGTCAGCGATGATGATCACGATATAGGAACCCATCGAGTTTCAGTTTCGTCTTCACGATTGTCAAGAAGTGGGAGTCGATCTGGTCTTTTGCCAAACAGGATGCCACATAAGGCGACACCACATGTGGCTGATCCTTTTGTTGTACCAATTGGGTACACGTGGAGTAGTTTTGACGATAAAGGGAAGAAAATGAAGAAATCAAAGTCTACGAGTAGGAGAACTAAGTGA